The genomic interval AAAGCAGATGCTGGAACTTATGACTGGGGAGTGACTACAAACCAAGCGTATTTGCCAGGTGAAAACCACAGTTTCTTTGAGAACGATTTGACTTTGGTAGATTGGTTGCGTCAGTGGGCAAAAACGGAGGAAGAGCGTGACGAAGTTTTTATTAGAGGTTTCTTGGGGAAAATGATTTTCTCTGGAGAGGAAGCTTTGAAAACGAGTCGTGTATTATCAGGAGGAGAAAAAGTACGTTGTATGCTATCGCGTATGATGATGGAGCGTGCGAATGTATTGATGCTGGACGAACCTACAAATCACTTGGATTTGGAATCGATTACAGCTTTCAACAACTCGTTGAAGAACTACAAAGGATCGATACTTTTTACAACGCATGACCACGAGTTTGCACAAACGGTTGGTAATAGAATTGTAGAATTGACTCCAAAAGGGGTAATTGATCGTTACATGACGTTTGATGAATACCTTGATGATGAAAAAGTACAAGAATTAAGAGTGAAGATGTATTCTTAAATTTGTTGTTTTAAAATAAATAAAGACTCCTGGGATTTTCTCAGGAGTCTTTTCATTTATGACTGTTTTTATTTTTTCCCGAATAGTTTACTTATTAAGAAGGCGCCTACAGCAATAATTGCAACGACAATGAAAATTCCGAAACCCATTCCGGCTTTAAAAATTCCACCAATTAGTTCGCAACTGGTAAAAACAGATAAGATTATAAAAAGCATAGCTATTTTGACGGTTAAATTTTTCATGGTCTATATTTTTTAGGTTTTAAATTTTTAATAAAATTAGTCAATGTGTAAGGCTGTTTAGTTATAGAATTTAAAACAAAAGTTATGACATTAACGGTTTGTATTGTGTGACGTATGAACTGCAGTAAAGAATTAAGGTTCTATTGCAACGTTTATTATTTAATTCATAAATCATATTTTGTATATTTGCTACACAAACACTACAATTACTATGACTCAAAAAGTATTGCTCACTTCTAAGGAAGTCAATATCATTCTGCATCGTTTGGCTTGTCAACTCATTGAGAATCATTTAGATTTTTCGGATACGATATTAGTAGGGATTCAGCCTAGAGGAACGTATCTGGCAGAACGTCTTAAAACGTTACTAGAAACGGAATACCATACCCCGGAGATTCAGTTGGGTTATTTGGATATTACCTTCTTTAGAGACGATTTCCGAAGAACGGATAAACCATTGGAAGCCAATAAAACCAAAATTAATTTTATTGTCGAAAATAAAAAAGTCATTTTTATTGATGATGTGCTGTTTACGGGTAGAAGCATTCGTGCGGCTTTGACTGCGATTCAGTCTTTTGGTCGTCCGTCCGAAATTGAATTGTTGGTGTTAATTGACAGACGTTTTAGCCGTAATTTACCGATTCAACCCGATTATAGAGGACGTCAAGTCGATGCGATTAACGATGAAAAAGTAAAAGTGAACTGGGAAGAGAATGACGGAGAAGATTCTGTTTGTTTAATCACAAACTAAATTTAAACCTTCATAAAACTCATAATTTAAGGAAATAGAAAATGAAAGAATTAAGCGTAAATCATTTATTAGGAATCAAATACATTAATAAGAATGATATTGATCTAATTTTTGAAACAGCGGATCATTTTAAAGAAGTTATCAATCGTCCGATCAAGAAGGTACCTTCTTTGCGTGATATTACGATTGCCAATATATTTTTTGAAAACAGCACCAGAACTAA from Flavobacterium ovatum carries:
- the pyrR gene encoding bifunctional pyr operon transcriptional regulator/uracil phosphoribosyltransferase PyrR; amino-acid sequence: MTQKVLLTSKEVNIILHRLACQLIENHLDFSDTILVGIQPRGTYLAERLKTLLETEYHTPEIQLGYLDITFFRDDFRRTDKPLEANKTKINFIVENKKVIFIDDVLFTGRSIRAALTAIQSFGRPSEIELLVLIDRRFSRNLPIQPDYRGRQVDAINDEKVKVNWEENDGEDSVCLITN